In Halobaculum sp. XH14, a single genomic region encodes these proteins:
- a CDS encoding VOC family protein translates to MGFLHVCLNVADADAAADWYVENLGFGYSWEFESGGTRNVYVADEDGVELQLSDTEGEDEFHEGTGVDHFAVGVDDVDEAFAAIDDHGVVEEPGDNNAAGARTAFLKDPDGHVVELVEPLE, encoded by the coding sequence ATGGGATTCCTGCACGTCTGTTTGAACGTCGCCGACGCCGACGCCGCGGCCGACTGGTACGTCGAGAACCTCGGGTTCGGGTATAGCTGGGAGTTCGAGAGCGGCGGGACGCGGAATGTCTACGTCGCGGACGAGGACGGAGTCGAACTCCAGCTTTCCGACACCGAGGGCGAGGACGAGTTCCACGAGGGGACCGGCGTGGACCACTTCGCGGTCGGGGTCGACGACGTGGACGAGGCGTTCGCGGCGATAGACGACCACGGCGTGGTGGAAGAGCCCGGCGACAACAACGCGGCCGGGGCCCGAACGGCGTTTCTGAAGGACCCGGACGGCCACGTCGTCGAACTGGTCGAGCCGCTGGAGTAG
- a CDS encoding FAD-binding and (Fe-S)-binding domain-containing protein — MATERRDDRWDTSAEALGHERPDVPAHAALADDLRERVRGEVQFDEYAQVLYATDGSVYGARPAGVVCPKDTDDVREAARVAAEHDVPVLPRGAGSSLAGQAVGPGCVVLDLSRHMDDVLEVDPGARRATVQPGVVQDHLDDRLAEDGLKFAPDPASSARATVGGGLGNNSTGAHSVRYGISDAYTEELRVVLADGSLVHAREIVLDSPEWEAVVGKFDREADLCRTVRGLVEDNEAEIEERYPTLKRSVSGYNLHKVIYENDDGEEVINLSKLFVGAEGTLGVIVEATVSLVTRPEETALALYCFEDLVDAMRAVPVALEYPVSAVELMDEEVFRLARESTEYAQYAEPIPDGTAAALMLEWDSEVVSRSPGDGGPDETPDFESAFADATREFVTDGDAFEVLEAYTDEAQSDLWKLRKAAIPLLMSLQGDPKPYPFIEDASVPPDELAEYVQQFEAVLDEHGTSAAYFAHAGAGTLHIRPILSLKEGEGIETMHSIAEDVTDLVLEHHGSFSGEHGDGLARTEFNPEMYGPALWTAFQDLKSAFDPDWRMNPGKVVYTDPETASERGYPDTAANTDMRDDLRYGADYQSIEPRTALDFSEEGGFSHLVELCNGCGTCRQTRGDVMCPTYRASKEEIQTTRGRANMLRAAISGDLDENEIHSDRFQEEVLGLCVGCKGCQSDCPTGVDLAKLKAEVKHQHHEEDGSSLRERLFADIDAASRLGSTLAPLSNLATSVPGARWAMEKTLGIAADRELPSFTRATFVDQFRARSGPAIAGDDAEATVVLFPDTYSNYSTPEVGMAAVEVLEAAGCRVEVPDDLAPSGRAAFSSGFLDRARDRAERNVDALLPHVESGAAVVFVEPSDAVMFQDEYRDLLDGEAVEAVSAASYGVLEYLDVSRADERASFDAPGGAFAYHGHCNQKATNKDHHAVGVLRRAGYEVDPLDTTCCGMAGSFGYEAEHYDLSKAIGSLLFDAVDGSDAHRVTAPGASCRSQLGDREGRAERPPHPVELLQAALER; from the coding sequence ATGGCAACCGAGCGGCGAGACGACCGGTGGGACACATCGGCGGAAGCGCTCGGCCACGAGCGCCCGGACGTCCCCGCCCACGCGGCGCTCGCGGACGACCTCCGCGAACGGGTTCGCGGCGAGGTACAGTTCGACGAGTACGCGCAGGTGCTGTACGCGACCGACGGGAGCGTCTACGGGGCCAGACCTGCCGGCGTCGTCTGTCCGAAGGACACCGACGACGTGCGCGAGGCGGCCAGGGTCGCCGCCGAGCACGACGTGCCGGTGCTCCCGCGGGGTGCCGGCTCCTCGCTCGCGGGGCAGGCCGTCGGCCCGGGCTGTGTCGTGCTGGACCTCTCCCGGCACATGGACGACGTTCTCGAGGTCGATCCGGGCGCGCGGCGGGCGACCGTCCAGCCCGGCGTCGTCCAGGACCACCTCGACGACCGCCTCGCCGAGGACGGCCTGAAGTTCGCCCCGGACCCTGCCTCGTCCGCAAGGGCGACCGTGGGTGGCGGGCTCGGCAACAACTCGACGGGCGCCCACTCGGTTCGATACGGCATCAGCGACGCCTACACGGAGGAGCTTCGCGTGGTACTCGCCGACGGCTCCCTCGTTCACGCCCGCGAGATCGTGCTCGACTCGCCCGAGTGGGAGGCGGTCGTCGGGAAGTTCGACCGCGAGGCGGACCTCTGCCGGACGGTTCGGGGGCTCGTCGAGGACAACGAGGCCGAGATCGAGGAGCGCTACCCGACGCTGAAACGCTCCGTGTCCGGGTACAACCTGCACAAGGTCATCTACGAGAACGACGACGGCGAGGAAGTCATCAACCTCTCGAAGCTGTTCGTCGGCGCCGAGGGAACGCTCGGCGTGATCGTCGAGGCGACCGTCTCGCTCGTCACGAGACCCGAGGAGACCGCCCTCGCGCTGTACTGCTTCGAGGACCTCGTCGACGCGATGCGGGCGGTTCCGGTGGCCCTGGAGTACCCCGTCTCCGCGGTGGAACTCATGGACGAGGAGGTGTTCAGGCTCGCCCGGGAGTCGACCGAGTACGCCCAGTACGCCGAGCCGATTCCGGACGGCACGGCCGCGGCGCTGATGCTGGAGTGGGACTCGGAGGTCGTCTCCCGCTCGCCCGGCGACGGGGGGCCGGACGAGACGCCGGATTTCGAATCGGCCTTCGCCGACGCGACCCGGGAGTTCGTCACCGACGGCGACGCGTTCGAGGTGCTGGAGGCGTACACCGACGAGGCGCAGTCGGACCTCTGGAAGCTCCGCAAGGCCGCCATCCCGCTGCTGATGAGCCTCCAGGGCGACCCGAAGCCGTACCCGTTCATCGAGGACGCATCCGTTCCACCCGACGAACTCGCGGAGTACGTCCAGCAGTTCGAGGCGGTGCTCGACGAACACGGCACCTCAGCCGCCTACTTCGCTCACGCGGGCGCCGGGACGCTCCACATCCGGCCCATCCTGTCGCTGAAGGAGGGGGAGGGCATCGAGACGATGCACTCGATCGCCGAGGACGTGACCGACCTCGTGCTCGAACACCACGGGTCGTTCTCGGGCGAGCACGGCGACGGCCTCGCGCGCACCGAGTTCAACCCGGAGATGTACGGGCCGGCGCTGTGGACCGCGTTCCAGGACCTCAAGTCGGCGTTCGACCCGGACTGGCGGATGAACCCCGGGAAGGTGGTTTACACCGACCCGGAGACGGCGAGCGAGCGCGGCTATCCGGACACCGCGGCGAACACGGACATGCGCGACGACCTCCGGTACGGCGCGGACTACCAGTCGATCGAACCCCGAACCGCACTGGACTTCTCGGAGGAGGGCGGGTTCTCACACCTCGTCGAACTCTGCAACGGCTGTGGCACCTGCCGGCAGACGCGCGGGGACGTCATGTGTCCGACGTACCGCGCCTCGAAGGAGGAGATCCAGACGACCCGTGGCCGGGCCAACATGCTCCGGGCGGCCATCTCGGGGGACCTCGACGAGAACGAGATTCACTCCGATCGGTTCCAGGAGGAGGTGCTGGGGCTCTGTGTCGGCTGCAAGGGCTGTCAGTCGGACTGTCCCACCGGCGTCGACCTGGCCAAACTGAAAGCGGAGGTGAAACACCAGCACCACGAGGAGGACGGCTCGAGCCTCCGGGAGCGACTGTTCGCCGACATCGACGCGGCGAGCCGGCTCGGCTCGACGCTCGCGCCGCTCTCGAACCTGGCGACATCCGTGCCCGGCGCGCGCTGGGCGATGGAGAAGACGCTCGGTATCGCGGCCGACAGGGAGCTCCCGTCGTTCACGCGGGCCACGTTCGTGGACCAGTTCCGTGCCCGGAGCGGCCCGGCGATCGCCGGAGACGACGCGGAAGCGACCGTGGTGCTGTTCCCGGACACGTACTCCAACTACAGCACCCCCGAGGTCGGGATGGCGGCCGTCGAGGTACTGGAGGCGGCTGGCTGCCGGGTCGAGGTTCCCGACGACCTCGCGCCGTCCGGACGGGCCGCGTTTTCGAGCGGCTTCCTCGACCGCGCCCGGGACCGCGCGGAACGAAACGTCGACGCGTTGCTCCCGCACGTCGAGTCCGGAGCGGCCGTCGTCTTCGTCGAACCGTCGGACGCGGTGATGTTCCAGGACGAGTACCGCGACCTGCTCGACGGGGAGGCGGTGGAGGCGGTTTCGGCGGCGAGCTACGGGGTGCTGGAGTACCTCGACGTCTCGCGGGCGGACGAGCGCGCGTCGTTCGACGCGCCCGGCGGCGCGTTCGCCTACCACGGCCACTGCAACCAGAAGGCGACGAACAAGGACCACCACGCGGTCGGCGTCCTCCGGCGGGCCGGCTACGAGGTGGACCCGCTGGACACGACCTGCTGTGGCATGGCGGGGAGTTTCGGCTACGAGGCCGAGCACTACGACCTCTCGAAGGCCATCGGGTCGCTGTTGTTCGACGCCGTGGACGGGAGCGACGCCCACCGCGTGACCGCGCCGGGAGCGTCGTGTCGGTCACAGCTTGGCGACAGGGAGGGGCGAGCGGAGCGACCCCCGCACCCGGTCGAACTGCTGCAAGCGGCGCTCGAACGATAG
- the asd gene encoding aspartate-semialdehyde dehydrogenase encodes MTTRVGILGATGAVGQRFIQLLENHEGFELACVTASDESAGKSYGDAAKWRVDTPIPDDVADLIVRETSPEAIPDDVDLLFSSLPSGVAAEVEPGLCEAGYVVSSNSSNDRMAADVPLTIPEINPDHLGLIEVQRDERGWDGALIKNPNCSTITMVPTLAALDEFGLERVHVSTLQAVSGAGYSGVTSMEIIDNAVPHIGGEEEKMESESRKLLGSFDGAELSLHDADVAASCNRIPTLDGHLENVFAETTADPDPDEVRDAMAALPGGDLPSSPDPLIHVFGPEDPDRPQPRMDRMRGDGMQIVAGGVRTTAEGVKYNCLAHNTVRGAAGASVLNGELLAAEGWI; translated from the coding sequence ATGACCACGCGAGTCGGCATCCTCGGCGCGACGGGCGCCGTGGGCCAGCGGTTCATCCAGCTACTCGAAAACCACGAGGGGTTCGAACTCGCCTGCGTGACGGCGAGCGACGAGAGCGCGGGCAAGTCATACGGCGACGCGGCGAAGTGGCGCGTCGACACGCCAATCCCCGACGACGTCGCGGATCTGATCGTCCGCGAGACGAGCCCCGAAGCGATCCCGGACGACGTCGACCTGCTCTTTTCCTCGCTCCCCTCCGGCGTCGCCGCCGAGGTGGAACCCGGGCTCTGTGAGGCGGGCTACGTCGTCTCCTCGAACTCCTCGAACGACCGGATGGCGGCGGACGTCCCGCTCACCATCCCCGAGATCAACCCGGACCACCTCGGCCTCATCGAGGTTCAGCGGGACGAGCGCGGCTGGGACGGCGCGCTCATCAAGAACCCGAACTGCTCGACCATCACGATGGTGCCGACGCTGGCCGCGCTCGACGAGTTCGGCCTCGAACGCGTCCACGTCTCGACGCTCCAGGCGGTGTCGGGCGCGGGCTACTCGGGTGTCACCTCGATGGAGATCATCGACAACGCGGTCCCCCACATCGGCGGCGAGGAGGAGAAGATGGAGTCCGAATCCCGGAAGCTGCTCGGCTCCTTCGACGGCGCGGAGCTATCGCTCCACGACGCGGACGTTGCCGCCTCCTGTAACCGCATCCCGACGCTCGATGGTCACCTGGAGAACGTGTTCGCCGAGACGACTGCCGACCCCGACCCGGACGAGGTACGGGACGCGATGGCCGCCCTCCCCGGTGGGGACCTCCCGTCCTCGCCCGACCCGCTCATCCACGTGTTCGGCCCGGAGGACCCCGACCGCCCCCAGCCCCGGATGGACCGGATGCGGGGCGACGGCATGCAGATCGTCGCCGGCGGCGTCCGGACCACGGCCGAGGGCGTGAAGTACAACTGCCTCGCGCACAACACCGTCCGCGGTGCCGCGGGCGCGTCGGTGCTCAACGGCGAACTGCTCGCGGCGGAAGGCTGGATCTAA
- a CDS encoding cystathionine gamma-synthase: MTEEPETFRIETNAVHAGQDPDEETGALMTPIYANSTYEQDAPGDHRGYEYSRTGNPTRTDLEANLAALEGGEFGRAFSSGMGSINTVLNLLEAGDHVVAGDDVYGGTHRIFTQVYEEYDLSFDFVDTTDHDAVRDAMGDSTELLWVETPTNPRMNVNDIGALADLAHEFDALCAVDNTFATPYLQRPLEHGADVVSHSLTKYLGGHSDVVGGALVTDDETLDERIGFYQNSVGATPSPFDCFLVLRGTKTLPVRMDRHCENATELARWLDEHEHVSEVFYPGLDSHPQHDLAAEQMDDFGGMLSFEFDGTLEQASTVVSETDVFTLAESLGGVESLIEQPASMTHAAIPREERLAAGLTDGLVRVSVGVEHVDDMKSDLQRAFDAAL; encoded by the coding sequence ATGACCGAGGAACCCGAGACGTTCCGTATCGAGACGAACGCGGTCCACGCCGGACAGGACCCGGACGAGGAGACGGGCGCGCTGATGACGCCCATCTACGCCAACTCCACGTACGAGCAGGACGCGCCGGGCGACCACCGCGGCTACGAGTACAGCAGGACCGGGAACCCGACGCGGACCGACCTGGAGGCGAACCTCGCGGCCCTGGAGGGCGGCGAGTTCGGCCGCGCGTTCTCCTCGGGGATGGGCTCCATCAACACCGTCCTGAACCTGCTGGAGGCGGGCGACCACGTCGTCGCCGGCGACGACGTGTACGGCGGCACCCACCGCATCTTCACGCAGGTGTACGAGGAGTACGACCTCTCGTTCGACTTCGTGGACACGACCGACCACGACGCCGTGCGCGACGCGATGGGCGATTCGACTGAACTCCTCTGGGTCGAGACGCCGACCAACCCCCGGATGAACGTCAACGACATCGGCGCGCTCGCCGACCTGGCCCACGAGTTCGACGCGCTCTGTGCGGTCGACAACACGTTCGCCACGCCGTACCTCCAGCGGCCACTGGAGCACGGCGCGGACGTCGTCTCACACTCGCTCACGAAGTACCTCGGCGGCCACTCGGACGTGGTGGGCGGCGCGCTCGTCACCGACGACGAGACGCTCGACGAGCGCATCGGCTTCTACCAGAACTCCGTCGGCGCGACGCCCTCGCCGTTCGACTGCTTTCTCGTGCTCCGCGGGACGAAGACGCTCCCCGTCAGGATGGACCGCCACTGCGAGAACGCGACCGAACTCGCACGCTGGCTCGACGAGCACGAGCACGTCTCGGAGGTGTTCTATCCCGGCCTCGACTCCCACCCGCAACACGACCTCGCGGCCGAACAGATGGACGACTTCGGCGGGATGCTCTCCTTCGAGTTCGACGGGACGCTGGAGCAGGCCAGCACCGTCGTCTCGGAGACGGACGTGTTCACGCTCGCCGAGAGTCTCGGCGGCGTCGAGAGCCTCATCGAGCAGCCGGCCTCGATGACCCACGCCGCCATCCCCCGCGAGGAGCGGCTCGCGGCGGGGCTCACGGACGGACTCGTCCGCGTCTCGGTCGGCGTCGAGCACGTCGACGACATGAAGTCGGACCTCCAGCGCGCGTTCGACGCGGCACTGTAA
- a CDS encoding helix-turn-helix domain-containing protein gives MAKYSTGSGGGGDGADACELCGREGSSLTRANVAGADLLVCSNCAPHGENRSQRRKKSEQEGGSRDDTETNRKKRAAQNTARVYDASRANTKRWEEEGTDYEEDRLPYLVDEYGDRAETARRDEGLTVEELADEIAVDEDDLHAVEEGRASRANVGGSVIGKLEERLGVELADE, from the coding sequence ATGGCCAAGTACTCCACCGGCAGCGGGGGCGGTGGCGACGGCGCGGACGCCTGCGAACTCTGCGGCCGCGAGGGCTCGTCGCTGACCCGCGCCAACGTCGCGGGCGCGGACCTGCTCGTCTGCTCGAACTGTGCGCCCCACGGCGAGAACCGCAGCCAGCGCCGGAAGAAGTCCGAGCAGGAGGGCGGCTCCCGCGACGACACCGAGACGAACCGGAAGAAGCGCGCCGCACAGAACACGGCCCGCGTGTACGACGCCTCCCGCGCGAACACCAAGCGCTGGGAGGAGGAGGGGACCGACTACGAGGAGGACCGCCTCCCGTACCTCGTCGACGAATACGGCGATCGCGCCGAGACGGCTCGACGGGACGAGGGACTGACCGTCGAGGAGCTCGCGGACGAGATCGCCGTCGACGAGGACGACCTGCACGCCGTCGAGGAGGGCCGGGCCTCCCGCGCGAACGTCGGCGGCTCGGTCATCGGCAAGCTCGAGGAGCGGCTCGGCGTCGAACTGGCCGACGAGTAA
- a CDS encoding alanyl-tRNA editing protein: MSGTLAPEAPEVREFTATVERVDGDAVELDETYFYAESGGQPADRGTLDGVAVETVQVEDGTVTHELAESPDFAAGDEVAGVVDDDFRTYCMRAHTASHLLYGAGQRLLDDLGYGGFDISPEKVRVDFTTTTDIDDGTLVELERLVNRAVWDSLPVSWAELPVGEARAQADVAFNTKTEEGVMADAATVRVVTIEGWDRAACGGTHVSNTAEIGPVTVRSRSNPGEGMTRVEFSVGPPAVRAAAERHGAARTTARELDSSTAEMPTVAAALREERDELEAELTELRGEVVETELRSFERVEADGATWLLGSVSGFDANTVGERAKAVASERDLVVAAVEAGPSPFVVVAAEGDVHAGDVVEELTDVFGGGGGGGPPFAQGGGVNADASELLDWLRTYASEK; encoded by the coding sequence ATGAGCGGAACGCTCGCCCCAGAGGCGCCCGAGGTCCGCGAGTTCACGGCAACCGTCGAACGGGTCGACGGCGACGCGGTCGAACTCGACGAGACGTACTTCTACGCCGAGTCCGGCGGCCAGCCGGCCGACCGCGGCACGCTCGACGGCGTCGCCGTCGAGACTGTCCAGGTCGAGGACGGGACCGTGACCCACGAACTCGCGGAGTCCCCCGACTTCGCTGCCGGCGACGAGGTGGCTGGCGTCGTCGACGACGACTTCCGGACGTACTGCATGCGGGCCCACACGGCGAGCCACCTGCTGTACGGCGCGGGGCAACGCCTCCTCGACGACCTCGGGTACGGCGGCTTCGACATCTCCCCCGAGAAGGTCCGGGTCGACTTCACCACGACGACCGACATCGACGACGGGACGCTCGTGGAACTCGAACGGCTGGTCAACCGCGCCGTCTGGGACTCGCTCCCCGTCTCCTGGGCCGAACTGCCCGTCGGGGAGGCGCGCGCCCAGGCCGACGTCGCGTTCAACACGAAGACCGAGGAGGGGGTCATGGCGGACGCCGCGACCGTTCGCGTCGTCACCATCGAGGGGTGGGACCGGGCCGCCTGCGGCGGGACCCACGTCTCGAACACGGCCGAAATCGGCCCCGTCACGGTCCGGTCGCGCTCGAACCCCGGCGAGGGGATGACGAGAGTCGAGTTCTCGGTCGGGCCGCCCGCGGTCCGCGCGGCGGCCGAGCGCCACGGTGCCGCGCGCACGACGGCACGCGAACTCGATAGCTCGACGGCCGAGATGCCGACCGTCGCCGCCGCGCTCCGGGAGGAGCGGGACGAACTCGAAGCCGAACTGACCGAACTCCGGGGCGAAGTGGTCGAAACCGAACTCCGATCGTTCGAGCGGGTCGAGGCCGACGGCGCGACGTGGCTCCTCGGGAGCGTGTCGGGCTTCGACGCGAACACGGTGGGCGAGCGGGCGAAAGCCGTCGCGTCCGAGCGCGATCTGGTGGTGGCCGCGGTCGAGGCGGGCCCGTCCCCCTTCGTCGTCGTCGCCGCCGAGGGTGACGTTCACGCCGGCGACGTGGTCGAGGAACTGACTGACGTCTTCGGCGGCGGCGGCGGCGGTGGCCCGCCGTTCGCACAGGGGGGCGGCGTGAACGCGGACGCGTCGGAACTGCTGGACTGGCTCCGCACCTACGCGTCAGAGAAGTAA
- a CDS encoding acyl-CoA dehydrogenase family protein, translated as MTDAYGHSDSLLTEEQRAIREVVREFALEEIRPGAREADETETFPEDAWDDLADLDLTGLTVPAEYGGFDADRRTYALVNEELAYGQLAVATALSVHSLATSCIAEFGSEAVREEWLPKMVEGRPVGAFCLSEPHAGSNPAEMSTTAVRDGDEYVLNGDKQWITNGERAGVYVVFARADPEDPGSITQFLVPADYDGVTVGRKEDKLGLRASDTTAMQFDDVRLPERYRLTEEGKGLSAAFRILTGGRIAIAAQAVGLAQAAIDEAVEYAWEREQFDGPIAEIQSVRHKVSEMATNAQAARLLVREAARQADAGEDPRLVAAMAKYFASETAVDVTNEAVQIHGGYGYMSEFDVERFYRDAKITTIYEGTTEIQKKIIAREVLG; from the coding sequence ATGACGGACGCTTACGGCCACTCGGACTCGCTGCTCACCGAGGAGCAGCGGGCCATCCGCGAGGTGGTCCGCGAGTTCGCACTCGAGGAGATCCGCCCCGGCGCGCGGGAGGCCGACGAGACCGAGACGTTCCCGGAAGACGCGTGGGACGACCTCGCCGATCTCGACCTGACTGGACTTACCGTCCCCGCGGAGTACGGCGGGTTCGACGCCGACCGGCGGACGTACGCGCTGGTGAACGAGGAGCTCGCCTACGGCCAGCTCGCGGTCGCAACCGCGCTCTCGGTCCACAGTCTCGCCACCTCGTGCATCGCCGAGTTCGGAAGCGAGGCGGTCCGGGAGGAGTGGCTCCCCAAGATGGTCGAGGGCCGTCCGGTCGGCGCGTTCTGTCTCTCCGAGCCCCACGCGGGGTCGAACCCCGCGGAGATGTCGACGACCGCGGTCAGGGACGGTGACGAGTACGTCCTGAACGGCGACAAGCAGTGGATCACGAACGGCGAGCGCGCCGGCGTCTACGTCGTCTTCGCCAGGGCCGACCCGGAGGATCCGGGGTCGATCACGCAGTTCCTCGTCCCGGCCGACTACGACGGCGTCACCGTCGGCAGGAAGGAGGACAAACTCGGCCTCAGGGCGTCCGACACCACGGCGATGCAGTTCGACGACGTCCGGCTCCCGGAACGCTACCGTCTCACCGAGGAGGGGAAGGGGCTGAGCGCGGCGTTCCGCATCCTCACGGGCGGTCGCATCGCCATCGCGGCACAGGCGGTTGGCCTCGCGCAGGCGGCCATCGACGAGGCGGTCGAGTACGCGTGGGAGCGCGAGCAGTTCGACGGGCCGATCGCGGAGATTCAGAGCGTTCGCCACAAGGTCTCCGAGATGGCGACGAACGCGCAGGCCGCTCGGCTGCTCGTTCGTGAGGCCGCAAGACAGGCCGACGCGGGCGAGGACCCACGTCTCGTCGCGGCGATGGCGAAGTACTTCGCCAGCGAGACGGCCGTCGACGTGACGAACGAGGCGGTCCAGATCCACGGCGGCTACGGCTACATGTCCGAGTTCGACGTGGAGCGGTTCTACCGCGACGCGAAGATCACGACCATCTACGAGGGGACCACGGAGATCCAGAAGAAGATCATCGCGCGCGAGGTCCTGGGGTAA